Proteins from one Amycolatopsis benzoatilytica AK 16/65 genomic window:
- a CDS encoding manganese efflux pump MntP family protein, which produces MNLEFLPLMALAFGLSLDNFRSSIAIGTIPFGWRRAVQVALVFGLWDALGPLLGGFAGRYLGEFLGGWAEYLGVAALGLYGVYFIVSAIRNPEAGTEDLDHPWVTLFGLPLSLTVDNFLAGAGLGIAGFSLVVPMFTFGAMTVVLSLAGLFVGRMAAKVIRIRADLFSGISLVGAAILLPLAFD; this is translated from the coding sequence GTGAATCTCGAATTCCTTCCGCTGATGGCCCTCGCGTTCGGCCTCAGCCTGGACAATTTCCGCTCGTCGATCGCGATCGGAACCATTCCGTTCGGCTGGCGCCGCGCGGTGCAAGTAGCCCTGGTCTTCGGCTTGTGGGACGCACTGGGCCCGCTGCTGGGCGGGTTCGCCGGCCGTTACCTCGGCGAATTCTTGGGCGGCTGGGCCGAGTACCTCGGCGTGGCCGCGCTGGGGCTGTACGGCGTGTATTTCATCGTCTCGGCGATCCGGAACCCGGAGGCGGGAACGGAAGACCTGGACCATCCGTGGGTCACGCTCTTCGGGCTGCCGCTTTCGCTGACCGTCGACAACTTCCTCGCCGGGGCCGGACTGGGCATCGCCGGATTCTCTTTGGTGGTACCGATGTTCACGTTCGGCGCGATGACGGTAGTGCTGTCGCTCGCCGGGCTGTTCGTCGGCCGGATGGCCGCCAAGGTCATCCGGATCCGGGCGGACTTGTTCAGCGGCATCTCGCTCGTCGGCGCGGCGATCCTGTTGCCGCTCGCCTTCGACTGA
- the katG gene encoding catalase/peroxidase HPI, with protein MPENPDTHVYRTYDQVLAGSGRSGRRNPPVAGGKSDDWWPRRLDLKALHRNDLAADPMGADFDYAEHFAKLDLDELARDIDQVLTTSQPWWPADFGHYGPLVLRMAWHAAGTYRVSDGRGGAGAGMQRFAPLNSWPDNRNLDKARRLLWPVKRKHGRKISWADLMIFAGNRALESMGFQTFGFGGGRADGWEPDETYWGPERKWLSDERHHGLHELDEPLAAEEMGLIYVDPQGPATNPDPVLAGRDIRETFQRMGLNDEETVALIGGGHTFGKTHGPADPNVTGGPEPEGAPLTAQGLGWLGGHGSGTGADAVTSGLEGMWTRTPVTWDHTFFETLFQYKWDVELSPAGLWQWIPSDGQGEGTIPDPFDPDTKHHPVMLTTDLALQEDRIYAPIARRFLEHPEEFEDAFARAWFKLTHLDLGPIERYLGPLVPAERMIWQDPVPEVDHELVDSGDIGALKEEILGSGLTVAQLVSTAWASASTYRDSDKRGGSNGARIRLEPQRGWAANEPEQLAVVLPALEAIQRRFNASARAGKRISLADLIVLGGCAAVEQAAAAAGFPVDVPFRPGRTDATQEWTDVVSFGALEPAADGFRNYLGSGCRTPPERLLIDRASLLTLTAPEMTVLVGGLRVLGANHGDSPAGVLTAAPGSLTNDFFANLLDMGTEWAPSADGYEGRDRATGEAKWTASRVDLVFGAHPELRAIAEVYASDDSGRKFVRDFAAAWGKVMELGRFDLR; from the coding sequence ATGCCCGAGAATCCCGACACCCACGTCTATCGCACCTACGACCAGGTCCTGGCCGGCTCCGGCCGGTCCGGCCGGCGGAATCCGCCGGTGGCGGGCGGGAAATCCGACGACTGGTGGCCGCGCCGGCTCGACCTGAAGGCGCTGCACCGAAACGATCTCGCGGCCGACCCGATGGGCGCGGATTTCGACTACGCCGAACACTTCGCGAAGCTCGATCTCGACGAACTGGCGCGCGACATCGACCAGGTGCTGACGACCTCGCAGCCGTGGTGGCCGGCCGACTTCGGCCACTACGGGCCGCTGGTGCTGCGCATGGCCTGGCACGCCGCGGGAACCTACCGCGTCAGCGACGGCCGAGGCGGCGCCGGTGCCGGAATGCAGCGCTTCGCACCGTTGAACAGCTGGCCGGACAACCGGAACCTGGACAAGGCACGCCGGCTGCTGTGGCCGGTGAAGCGCAAGCACGGCCGCAAGATCTCCTGGGCGGACCTGATGATCTTCGCGGGCAACCGGGCGCTGGAGTCCATGGGTTTCCAGACTTTCGGGTTCGGCGGCGGTCGCGCCGACGGGTGGGAGCCGGACGAGACGTACTGGGGCCCGGAACGCAAGTGGCTGTCCGACGAACGCCACCACGGCCTGCACGAGCTCGACGAGCCGTTGGCAGCCGAGGAAATGGGGCTGATCTACGTCGATCCGCAAGGCCCGGCCACCAATCCCGACCCGGTGCTGGCCGGTCGCGACATCCGCGAGACCTTCCAGCGGATGGGGTTGAACGACGAGGAAACCGTGGCGCTCATCGGCGGGGGGCACACCTTCGGCAAGACGCACGGCCCGGCGGACCCGAACGTGACCGGCGGTCCCGAGCCCGAGGGCGCGCCGCTGACCGCGCAGGGCCTGGGCTGGCTGGGCGGGCACGGCAGCGGCACCGGCGCGGACGCGGTGACCAGCGGGCTGGAGGGGATGTGGACCCGCACCCCGGTCACCTGGGACCACACCTTTTTCGAGACCCTCTTCCAGTACAAATGGGACGTCGAGCTCAGCCCGGCGGGCCTGTGGCAGTGGATTCCGAGCGACGGGCAGGGCGAGGGCACCATTCCGGATCCGTTCGACCCGGACACGAAACACCATCCGGTCATGCTCACCACCGACCTCGCGCTGCAGGAGGACCGGATCTACGCGCCGATCGCGCGGAGGTTCCTCGAGCACCCCGAGGAGTTCGAGGACGCGTTCGCGCGGGCCTGGTTCAAGCTGACGCACCTCGACCTGGGCCCGATCGAGCGTTACCTGGGCCCGCTCGTGCCGGCGGAACGGATGATCTGGCAGGACCCGGTGCCGGAGGTGGACCACGAACTCGTGGATTCCGGCGACATCGGCGCGCTCAAAGAGGAAATCCTCGGCTCTGGCCTGACCGTCGCGCAGCTCGTCTCGACGGCGTGGGCGTCCGCGTCGACTTATCGGGACAGTGACAAACGCGGCGGGTCGAACGGTGCGCGGATCCGGCTGGAACCGCAGCGCGGCTGGGCGGCGAACGAACCCGAGCAGCTGGCCGTCGTTCTGCCGGCGCTGGAAGCGATCCAGCGGCGATTCAACGCGTCCGCGCGAGCAGGCAAACGGATCTCGCTGGCCGACCTGATCGTGCTCGGCGGATGCGCCGCGGTGGAACAAGCCGCCGCGGCGGCGGGATTTCCGGTCGATGTCCCGTTCCGGCCCGGACGGACCGACGCGACCCAGGAATGGACCGACGTCGTGTCTTTCGGCGCGTTGGAGCCCGCGGCCGATGGGTTCCGCAATTATCTGGGCAGCGGGTGCCGCACGCCGCCGGAACGCCTGCTGATCGACCGGGCGAGCCTGCTGACCCTGACCGCGCCGGAGATGACCGTGCTGGTCGGCGGGTTGCGAGTGCTCGGAGCCAACCACGGCGATTCCCCAGCCGGGGTTTTGACTGCCGCGCCGGGTTCGCTGACGAACGACTTCTTCGCCAACCTGCTGGACATGGGAACCGAGTGGGCGCCGAGCGCGGACGGCTACGAAGGCCGCGACCGGGCGACCGGCGAGGCGAAGTGGACGGCGAGCCGGGTCGACCTGGTCTTCGGCGCGCACCCCGAGCTGAGGGCGATCGCCGAGGTTTACGCCAGCGACGACTCCGGCCGCAAGTTCGTCCGGGACTTCGCCGCTGCCTGGGGAAAAGTCATGGAACTCGGCCGGTTCGACCTGCGCTGA
- a CDS encoding LysR family transcriptional regulator: MPQLADLDLLLSVERYGSVGKAAQAHSLSQPAASIRISAMERRLGLRLLERSPTGSKLTEEGEMLAKYARNVMHAARELLEFGSGSSTASRLRVAGSPGVSEHLIPEWLNRSGFSFGEVRVEVRTGRVDELRQLIRADYADVAFIDGWCQAGSQLPKQFREGLVTQYICDDKLSVVVGALHPWAKRPGPVTVQELASAQLVLRERGSGLREFTDELLGSARASRSYVELPSSAAVKQVVATGRRVTVLNISTVRSEIADGRLRLVPVEQEMPAKPIYAAWSERRGLPAHARELVEIAASKGSPMPGAEPGPKVTSTGGATIDVHS, translated from the coding sequence ATGCCTCAGCTCGCCGACCTCGATCTGCTGCTGTCCGTCGAACGCTACGGAAGCGTGGGGAAGGCGGCGCAAGCGCACAGCCTTTCCCAGCCGGCGGCCAGCATCCGGATCAGTGCCATGGAACGCCGGCTCGGCCTGCGGCTTCTGGAACGGTCCCCGACCGGGTCGAAGCTGACCGAGGAAGGGGAAATGCTCGCGAAGTACGCCCGCAACGTGATGCACGCGGCGCGGGAGCTGCTGGAGTTCGGATCCGGTTCTTCCACCGCGAGCCGGTTGCGGGTCGCGGGCAGCCCGGGAGTGTCCGAACACCTGATCCCGGAATGGCTGAACCGCTCCGGGTTCTCGTTCGGCGAGGTGAGGGTGGAGGTGCGGACCGGCCGTGTCGACGAGCTGCGCCAGCTGATCCGGGCGGACTACGCCGACGTCGCGTTCATCGACGGCTGGTGTCAGGCCGGCAGCCAGCTGCCGAAACAGTTTCGGGAAGGCCTGGTCACCCAGTACATCTGCGACGACAAGCTGTCCGTGGTCGTGGGGGCGCTGCATCCGTGGGCGAAGCGGCCCGGACCGGTGACGGTGCAGGAGCTGGCCTCGGCCCAGCTGGTGTTGCGCGAGCGGGGATCCGGGCTCCGGGAGTTCACCGACGAACTGCTGGGTTCCGCGCGCGCTTCGCGAAGCTACGTCGAGCTTCCGTCCAGTGCGGCTGTCAAGCAGGTGGTCGCCACCGGCCGGCGGGTGACCGTGCTGAACATCTCCACCGTCCGGTCCGAAATCGCCGACGGCAGGCTCCGGCTCGTCCCGGTCGAGCAGGAGATGCCGGCGAAGCCTATTTACGCGGCGTGGAGCGAACGCCGTGGGTTGCCAGCGCACGCGCGGGAACTGGTCGAGATCGCGGCGTCGAAGGGCAGTCCGATGCCAGGCGCGGAGCCTGGCCCGAAAGTCACCAGCACAGGAGGAGCAACAATCGATGTCCACTCTTAA
- a CDS encoding MSMEG_3727 family PQQ-associated protein, giving the protein MTIAQEREDLLAELSGQNKATIGAVLGTGSVGKAIERADGTMEATIRIPEDAMQWEPGILIMPHGGILELTIINDDKNTHACLLPSNGDRQFIGLLNHSKGSARIELDGPGCYWYGSPAGNDEGRGLTGAIVVTGEVPPEAKLDRPAQPRP; this is encoded by the coding sequence ATGACCATTGCCCAGGAGCGAGAAGATCTCTTGGCGGAACTCAGCGGACAGAACAAGGCAACCATCGGAGCCGTGCTCGGCACGGGTTCGGTCGGCAAAGCGATCGAGCGCGCCGACGGCACGATGGAAGCGACCATCCGGATTCCGGAGGACGCGATGCAGTGGGAGCCGGGGATCCTGATCATGCCGCACGGCGGCATCCTCGAGCTGACCATCATCAACGACGACAAGAACACGCACGCCTGCCTGCTCCCGAGCAACGGCGACCGGCAGTTCATCGGGCTGCTGAACCATTCGAAGGGCAGCGCGCGGATCGAGCTGGACGGCCCCGGCTGCTACTGGTACGGCTCGCCGGCCGGCAACGACGAGGGCCGGGGACTGACCGGCGCCATCGTCGTCACCGGCGAGGTGCCGCCGGAAGCCAAACTCGACCGACCCGCCCAGCCGCGGCCGTAA
- a CDS encoding PQQ-dependent dehydrogenase, methanol/ethanol family, translating into MTLEYVDAGRAFNHSKLSNMPHSAPDVTSGINYERILQARNESQNWITYYGAYDGQRHSLLNQINADNVKDLKVAWIHQASATGVIASTSTYAFEACPIVVDGVMFVTGWDGWLWALDARTGEQLWRYKHAIPVDVTLCCANVNRGCAVANGKVYMVTQNAQLVALDATNGQKVWQKTIGDVRAGESASIAPLVVKDTLITGSAGGEYGVRGHIDCWDLETGEQRWRTYTVPKPGEPGAETWPADGEAWQRGGANHWVTGTFDPELNLYYAGTGNPAPDFDGEVREGDNLYTDSVVALDIDTGEIKWHYQFTPHDLWDYDSTMEMTLFERDGKKLLAHFDKNGYMFVLDRTNGELQHVTPFVDRIDWGVITRDGKVTPRKYPDKEGEPCHFFPGPAGAKEWTHASYNPNHDLFYVPVADVGATATRRRREFKEGMPYWGAAVEVDIDNMAGSVSAFDSHGEEKWRYRMDLPMAASTLSTEGNVVFAGTPAGEFMALHAETGEKLWSFQCGSGHHSSPSTYSIDGKQYITVPVGWGGWLEGIVPGMSGQGHGAAVITFSL; encoded by the coding sequence ATGACCCTCGAATATGTCGATGCCGGTCGAGCGTTCAATCACAGCAAGCTTTCCAATATGCCGCACAGCGCTCCGGACGTGACGAGCGGCATCAACTACGAGCGCATCCTTCAGGCGCGCAACGAATCGCAGAACTGGATCACCTATTACGGCGCTTATGACGGCCAGCGGCACAGTCTGCTGAACCAGATCAACGCCGACAACGTCAAGGACCTGAAGGTCGCCTGGATCCACCAGGCGAGCGCGACCGGCGTGATCGCCTCCACCTCGACCTACGCGTTCGAGGCGTGCCCGATCGTCGTCGACGGCGTCATGTTCGTGACCGGCTGGGACGGCTGGCTTTGGGCACTCGACGCGCGTACCGGCGAGCAGCTGTGGCGCTACAAGCACGCGATTCCGGTCGACGTGACGCTGTGCTGCGCGAATGTCAACCGCGGCTGTGCGGTCGCCAACGGCAAGGTCTACATGGTGACCCAGAACGCCCAGCTGGTGGCTCTGGACGCGACCAACGGCCAGAAGGTCTGGCAGAAGACCATCGGCGACGTGCGCGCGGGCGAGAGCGCTTCGATCGCTCCGCTGGTCGTCAAGGACACCCTGATCACCGGTTCGGCCGGCGGCGAGTACGGCGTGCGCGGCCACATCGACTGCTGGGACCTCGAGACCGGCGAACAGCGCTGGCGCACCTACACCGTCCCGAAGCCGGGCGAGCCCGGCGCGGAGACCTGGCCGGCTGACGGCGAGGCGTGGCAGCGCGGCGGTGCGAACCACTGGGTCACCGGCACGTTCGACCCGGAGCTGAACCTCTACTACGCGGGCACCGGCAACCCGGCTCCCGACTTCGACGGCGAGGTCCGCGAGGGCGACAACCTCTACACCGACAGTGTGGTCGCGCTGGACATCGACACCGGCGAGATCAAGTGGCACTACCAGTTCACCCCGCACGACCTGTGGGACTACGACTCCACGATGGAGATGACCCTGTTCGAGCGGGACGGCAAGAAGCTGCTGGCCCACTTCGACAAGAACGGGTACATGTTCGTCCTCGATCGCACCAACGGCGAGCTGCAGCACGTCACGCCGTTCGTCGACCGCATCGACTGGGGCGTGATCACCCGCGACGGCAAGGTGACGCCGCGGAAGTACCCGGACAAGGAAGGCGAGCCCTGCCACTTCTTCCCCGGCCCGGCCGGTGCGAAGGAATGGACGCACGCGTCGTACAACCCGAACCACGACCTGTTCTACGTGCCGGTCGCCGACGTGGGCGCCACTGCCACCCGGCGGCGTCGCGAGTTCAAGGAAGGCATGCCCTACTGGGGCGCCGCCGTCGAGGTCGACATCGACAACATGGCCGGCTCGGTCAGCGCGTTCGACTCGCACGGCGAGGAGAAGTGGCGTTACCGGATGGACCTGCCGATGGCCGCGTCGACCCTCAGCACCGAAGGCAACGTGGTTTTCGCCGGCACGCCCGCCGGCGAGTTCATGGCGCTGCACGCCGAGACCGGCGAGAAGCTCTGGAGCTTCCAGTGCGGCAGCGGGCACCACAGCAGCCCGAGCACCTATTCCATCGACGGCAAGCAGTACATCACGGTGCCGGTCGGCTGGGGTGGCTGGCTCGAAGGCATTGTCCCCGGCATGTCCGGCCAGGGGCACGGTGCCGCGGTGATCACCTTCTCGCTGTGA
- a CDS encoding ribose-5-phosphate isomerase — MRIYLGADHAGLELKNHFAERLSGLGYDVTDVGPAAYDAGDDYPPFCVEAARRVVADEGSLGIVVGGSGNGEQIAANKVPGARAALAWNEDTARLARQHNNALLAGIGARMHTVEEADRIVDAFLTTEFEGGRHQRRIDLLSEYERTGEPPALPGE; from the coding sequence GTGCGAATCTACCTTGGCGCTGATCACGCCGGACTCGAATTGAAGAACCATTTCGCCGAGCGGCTTTCCGGCCTCGGCTACGACGTGACCGACGTCGGTCCCGCCGCCTACGACGCCGGCGACGACTACCCGCCGTTCTGCGTCGAGGCAGCGCGCCGCGTCGTCGCCGACGAAGGCAGCCTCGGCATCGTCGTCGGCGGTTCCGGAAACGGAGAACAGATCGCCGCCAACAAGGTGCCCGGCGCTCGCGCCGCGCTGGCCTGGAACGAGGACACCGCGCGGCTGGCACGCCAGCACAACAACGCCCTGCTGGCCGGCATAGGCGCGCGGATGCACACCGTTGAGGAGGCCGATCGCATCGTGGACGCTTTCCTCACCACCGAGTTCGAGGGCGGGCGGCACCAGCGCAGGATCGATCTGCTGTCGGAGTACGAACGCACCGGCGAACCGCCCGCCCTGCCCGGCGAATGA
- a CDS encoding manganese efflux pump MntP family protein: MFGLLAIGFVLSLDNFRSSLVLGGLKPSFAQSVKTSAIFSAWDGVAPLAGLLLGHVLSEKIDRSADTIIIIGLGAYGVFLVVRAVVSPDRADPDLKWARWGLPIPLSADNVAAGAALGVAGYNPWLAPILFAFATFVMSVAGHQIGRTVARFVDFIPKINTDLLVGVCFTAMAVLMVFGVTLPLSYDG; this comes from the coding sequence ATGTTCGGACTGCTGGCGATCGGATTCGTGCTGAGCCTGGACAACTTCCGCAGCTCGCTGGTGCTTGGCGGGCTGAAGCCGAGCTTTGCTCAATCGGTCAAGACCTCGGCCATCTTCTCGGCATGGGACGGCGTCGCGCCGCTGGCCGGTCTTTTGCTCGGGCACGTGCTGAGCGAAAAGATCGACCGCAGCGCGGACACGATCATCATCATCGGGCTCGGCGCCTACGGGGTCTTCCTCGTCGTCCGGGCGGTGGTCTCGCCGGACCGCGCGGACCCGGATCTCAAGTGGGCACGGTGGGGTTTGCCGATCCCGTTGAGCGCGGACAACGTCGCGGCCGGCGCGGCACTCGGCGTCGCTGGCTACAACCCGTGGCTCGCGCCGATCCTCTTCGCCTTCGCGACCTTCGTGATGTCGGTGGCCGGGCACCAGATCGGCCGGACCGTCGCCCGGTTCGTCGACTTCATTCCGAAGATCAACACCGACCTCCTGGTCGGCGTCTGCTTCACCGCGATGGCGGTCCTGATGGTCTTCGGTGTCACGCTGCCGCTGTCCTACGACGGATAG
- a CDS encoding HAD-IIA family hydrolase: MGGTEPLLARYRGLICDLDGVVYRGPSAVPHAVESLNEATARGLSVVFATNNASRPPSDVADHLRELGVAGSGWSVVTSSQAAAAYLAERLAPLARVCAVGGPGVAHALAEAGLTPVRVADSAGASVEAVEAVVQGLGYDITWRELAAVGYLVEAGAAWVATNVDLTLPTPYGRAPGNGALVALVQTATSASPHVVGKPKAALFDLARARLGTAPQETLVCGDLLGTDIEGANAAGLDSLFVLSGSSRLRDLALAERRSRPTYVAADVGGLLAPALRLDSTSAEHLVDLGPDDVPCLPSVGDNGRSLQVVIASAWTARDDGRAISGDAQLWERIEQQLGVAGPERPAR; encoded by the coding sequence ATGGGTGGTACCGAACCTCTGCTCGCTCGCTACCGCGGGCTGATCTGCGATCTCGACGGTGTGGTGTACCGCGGGCCGTCCGCCGTTCCGCACGCGGTCGAGAGCCTGAATGAGGCGACCGCGCGCGGCCTGTCGGTCGTCTTCGCGACGAATAACGCGTCTCGTCCTCCCTCGGACGTCGCTGATCACCTGCGCGAGCTGGGCGTCGCCGGGTCCGGCTGGTCGGTGGTCACCAGCTCCCAGGCGGCCGCGGCCTACCTGGCCGAGCGGCTGGCTCCCCTCGCGCGGGTGTGCGCGGTCGGCGGCCCGGGCGTCGCCCACGCGCTGGCCGAAGCCGGATTGACACCGGTCCGGGTCGCGGACTCGGCGGGCGCGTCGGTCGAGGCGGTCGAGGCGGTCGTGCAGGGACTCGGCTACGACATCACCTGGCGCGAGCTCGCGGCTGTCGGCTACCTGGTGGAAGCGGGAGCTGCCTGGGTGGCCACGAACGTCGACCTCACGCTGCCCACGCCCTACGGACGAGCGCCAGGCAACGGCGCGCTGGTCGCTTTGGTGCAGACCGCGACCAGCGCGTCCCCGCACGTGGTAGGCAAGCCGAAGGCCGCCCTGTTCGACTTGGCGCGCGCTCGGCTGGGCACTGCTCCGCAAGAGACCTTGGTGTGCGGGGACTTGCTGGGCACCGACATCGAAGGCGCGAACGCCGCGGGCCTCGACTCGCTCTTCGTGCTGAGCGGATCCTCCCGGCTCCGCGATCTGGCTCTCGCCGAGCGGCGTTCCCGGCCGACGTATGTCGCCGCTGACGTGGGCGGGCTGCTCGCCCCCGCGCTGCGGCTGGACAGCACCTCGGCCGAGCACCTTGTCGATCTCGGGCCGGACGACGTCCCCTGCCTGCCGAGTGTCGGCGACAACGGCCGCTCGCTCCAGGTCGTCATCGCTTCCGCGTGGACGGCTCGCGACGACGGCCGGGCGATTTCCGGCGACGCACAGCTGTGGGAACGGATCGAACAGCAGCTTGGCGTCGCCGGTCCGGAGCGACCCGCCCGGTGA
- a CDS encoding class I fructose-bisphosphate aldolase gives MSTLNKIARIMVSDRRGILAADESIGTMSSRLEGVGVEATEENRRVYRELIVTTPKLSESVSGIILADETFHQKLSNGQTFPQFLADLGILAGIKVDTGAKPLAGAPGENVTEGLDGLRDRVKNYAALGATFAKWRATITIGDGLPSDRAVRANVHALARYAGLCQEGGIVPIVEPEVLMDGSHSLAKCKQVTTSVLRSLFDELSLMQVQLDGIVLKPNMVVAGKDCPEQPSVEEVAKATVDALRETVPTFVPGIAFLSGGQSPEKATEHLAAMQKLDPLPWELTYSFGRALVGPALETWRGDDRKREAAQKALSDRAVANAAAR, from the coding sequence ATGTCCACTCTTAACAAAATCGCTCGCATCATGGTGTCCGACCGGCGCGGAATCCTCGCCGCCGACGAGAGCATCGGGACGATGTCTTCCCGGCTCGAAGGCGTGGGCGTCGAAGCGACCGAGGAAAACCGGCGGGTGTACCGGGAGCTGATCGTCACTACCCCGAAGCTTTCGGAATCGGTCAGCGGCATCATCCTCGCCGACGAGACTTTCCACCAGAAGCTGTCCAACGGACAGACGTTCCCCCAGTTTCTCGCCGATCTCGGCATCCTCGCCGGCATCAAAGTCGACACCGGCGCGAAGCCGCTGGCGGGCGCACCGGGCGAGAACGTGACCGAAGGGCTCGACGGGCTGCGCGATCGCGTGAAGAACTATGCGGCGCTCGGTGCGACGTTCGCCAAGTGGCGCGCGACGATCACGATCGGCGACGGTCTGCCCTCGGACCGCGCGGTGCGGGCCAACGTGCACGCACTGGCGCGGTATGCCGGCCTGTGCCAGGAAGGCGGCATCGTGCCGATCGTCGAGCCCGAAGTGCTGATGGACGGTTCCCACTCGCTCGCGAAGTGCAAGCAGGTGACGACCTCCGTGCTGCGCTCGCTGTTCGACGAGCTGAGCCTGATGCAGGTGCAGCTCGACGGCATCGTCCTCAAACCGAACATGGTGGTGGCAGGCAAGGACTGCCCGGAGCAGCCTTCGGTCGAGGAGGTCGCGAAGGCCACTGTGGACGCTCTGCGGGAGACGGTGCCGACGTTCGTGCCGGGCATCGCCTTCCTGTCCGGCGGGCAAAGCCCGGAAAAGGCGACCGAGCACCTCGCGGCGATGCAGAAGCTCGACCCGCTTCCGTGGGAGCTGACGTACTCGTTCGGCCGGGCGCTGGTCGGGCCGGCGCTGGAGACCTGGCGAGGCGACGACCGCAAGCGGGAAGCGGCGCAGAAGGCGCTTTCGGACCGGGCTGTGGCGAACGCCGCGGCTCGATGA
- a CDS encoding fructose-bisphosphatase class II, producing the protein MKSQEWGPATAEGTRGPDDALALELVRITEAAALAAGRWAGHRDNSAELAAIDAMHSSLRSVAMDGVVVLGVGSRGESPALFHGAEAGTGEGPVCDIALSIGDGALSEARDVPRSLTAIAVSERGAMFAPSPQQTMEKLAVGPEFADVVDITRPVAENLWMIAGAKGVRVSDVVVATLNRPRHVELAREIQDAGARVHLLEGGEVAGAVAAARPEHPADLFLCTGNAVEGVIAAAALSCLGGSMQARLAPEDPARQATRVLHTDDLVGKGSVVFCASGVTSSELLRGIRNDGAGCTTTRSLVLCSNPDTVRTIQSEHRYVR; encoded by the coding sequence ATGAAGAGTCAGGAATGGGGCCCGGCCACCGCGGAAGGCACCAGGGGCCCCGACGACGCCCTTGCCCTCGAGCTCGTGCGCATCACCGAGGCGGCCGCGCTCGCGGCCGGACGATGGGCCGGGCACCGCGACAACAGCGCCGAACTGGCCGCCATAGATGCGATGCACAGTTCGCTGCGCTCGGTGGCGATGGACGGCGTAGTCGTGCTCGGGGTGGGATCGCGAGGCGAATCGCCCGCCCTCTTCCACGGTGCGGAGGCGGGCACTGGCGAAGGGCCGGTGTGCGATATCGCGCTCAGCATCGGCGATGGCGCGCTCTCGGAGGCAAGGGACGTGCCCCGCTCGCTGACCGCGATCGCGGTCAGCGAGCGAGGTGCGATGTTCGCCCCGTCGCCGCAGCAGACCATGGAGAAGCTGGCAGTCGGTCCCGAATTCGCCGACGTCGTCGACATCACCCGCCCGGTCGCGGAGAACTTGTGGATGATCGCCGGGGCCAAGGGGGTCCGGGTGTCGGACGTCGTCGTCGCGACGCTCAACCGGCCCCGGCACGTGGAGCTGGCACGCGAAATCCAGGATGCCGGCGCGCGGGTCCACTTGCTGGAGGGTGGCGAAGTCGCGGGCGCCGTCGCCGCGGCGCGGCCCGAGCATCCGGCCGACCTGTTTCTGTGCACCGGGAACGCCGTGGAGGGCGTCATCGCCGCCGCCGCGTTGTCCTGCCTGGGCGGGTCGATGCAGGCCCGGTTGGCGCCCGAGGACCCGGCACGGCAGGCAACCAGGGTTCTGCACACCGACGACCTGGTGGGCAAAGGGAGCGTGGTTTTCTGTGCCTCCGGCGTGACCAGCAGCGAGCTGCTGCGCGGCATCCGGAACGACGGCGCGGGCTGCACGACCACCCGGTCCCTCGTGCTGTGCTCGAATCCGGACACGGTGCGGACGATCCAGTCCGAACACCGGTACGTCAGGTAG